In a genomic window of Helianthus annuus cultivar XRQ/B chromosome 10, HanXRQr2.0-SUNRISE, whole genome shotgun sequence:
- the LOC110886309 gene encoding probable aspartic proteinase GIP2, which produces MLLLLQFFVLLLAFISQEYESIAQYVPPYTTMVSPVHKHIDVATPLYSVQIDTLWEITRITPANFLIDIDAPFIWHDCIQQWNKRPVSCPMYRRCIFPVSCEDLQCTKVRSYYSYKNPSCPPETNSSRLPGLGSCSCPVNVMNPLTKSCTQALLNYDDLIVNTTNGRNPFNAFPFSTLNAACAPSSAFKYFPANVTGVMALSLSPYAFQTFFKQAAKKILALCLPSSRNTSAPGVLFYGDGPYYFHPHSNVDITSFLSYTPLLERLDSFGYFIRVNAIVIKQRSIEIPTKATTKLSTTKAYTTLRTDIYNRVVRRFSKVTKRIPLAKPVTPFKLCFRTFVNGTRVGLKVPDISFSLQDGKKWIVSTANSMKQITKYVACLAFVDGGATSEHGIEIGTFQFEDNFVVFDLEKSTFGFSSSLLKKQTSCANFNFTSIKRWY; this is translated from the coding sequence ATGCTTTTGTTATTACAATTCTTTGTTCTCCTTCTAGCCTTCATATCTCAAGAATATGAATCCATAGCACAATATGTACCACCTTACACTACCATGGTGAGTCCGGTACACAAACATATCGATGTTGCTACGCCTCTCTATAGCGTTCAGATCGACACTTTATGGGAAATCACACGAATCACACCTGCAAACTTCCTTATAGACATCGACGCTCCTTTCATATGGCACGATTGCATCCAACAATGGAACAAACGTCCAGTCAGCTGTCCCATGTACAGGCGTTGCATCTTTCCGGTTTCATGTGAAGATCTTCAATGCACCAAGGTACGAAGTTATTACTCTTACAAGAACCCTTCCTGTCCTCCTGAAACAAACAGTTCAAGGTTACCTGGTTTGGGATCCTGTTCATGTCCAGTCAATGTGATGAACCCGTTGACCAAATCGTGTACCCAAGCTCTACTCAACTATGACGATTTGATAGTGAACACAACCAACGGTAGAAATCCGTTTAATGCTTTCCCTTTTTCTACCCTTAACGCTGCATGTGCTCCTTCTTCGGCTTTTAAATATTTCCCCGCAAATGTGACTGGTGTCATGGCGCTTTCGTTGTCTCCCTACGCGTTCCAGACATTTTTCAAACAAGCGGCTAAGAAAATACTAGCTCTGTGTTTGCCTAGCAGTCGCAACACATCTGCTCCGGGGGTTCTATTCTACGGAGATGGTCCTTATTACTTTCATCCACACTCAAATGTAGACATAACGAGTTTTCTTTCTTATACTCCGTTACTAGAGCGTCTTGATTCTTTTGGATACTTTATCCGTGTCAATGCTATTGTCATCAAACAAAGATCTATCGAGATTCCTACGAAAGCAACTACCAAACTTAGTACAACCAAGGCTTACACAACTCTTCGAACCGACATTTATAATCGTGTGGTTAGAAGGTTTTCAAAGGTTACAAAACGGATCCCTCTTGCAAAGCCGGTCACACCATTTAAACTTTGTTTCAGGACCTTTGTTAATGGTACCCGAGTCGGATTAAAGGTTCCTGACATTAGTTTCAGTCTCCAAGATGGGAAGAAGTGGATTGTGTCCACGGCTAACTCCATGAAACAAATAACAAAATATGTGGCGTGCCTCGCGTTTGTTGATGGTGGCGCGACGAGTGAACATGGGATCGAGATTGGAACATTTCAGTTTGAGGATAACTTTGTGGTGTTTGATTTAGAGAAGTCGACCTTTGGTTTTAGTTCTTCGTTGTTAAAGAAGCAGACTTCTTGTGCAAACTTCAACTTCACGAGCATAAAACGTTGGTATTAA